In one window of Mesorhizobium sp. B2-1-1 DNA:
- the hfq gene encoding RNA chaperone Hfq → MAERSQNLQDLFLNSVRKSKNPLTIFLINGVKLTGVVTSFDNFCVLLRRDGHSQLVYKHAISTIMPSQPVQMFDGEESQGA, encoded by the coding sequence ATGGCGGAACGATCGCAAAACCTTCAGGACCTGTTCCTGAACTCTGTTCGCAAGAGCAAGAACCCGCTCACCATCTTTCTCATCAACGGCGTGAAGCTGACCGGCGTCGTCACTTCATTCGACAATTTCTGCGTCCTGCTGCGCCGCGACGGCCACTCCCAGCTCGTCTACAAGCACGCCATTTCCACGATCATGCCGAGCCAGCCGGTTCAGATGTTCGATGGCGAGGAAAGCCAGGGCGCCTGA
- the hflX gene encoding GTPase HflX yields the protein MAREKDPDRSVRGKSAHQPGTEAEGPTRAVVIVPVLTRQPRGEDDTNRPRLTRSAEARHDEAVGLARAIDLDLIHTAVVTVNDPRPATLLGSGKVEELAEIVKEGHAEVVIVDHPLTPVQQRNLEKEFNAKVLDRTGLILEIFGERARTKEGTLQVELAHLNYQKGRLVRSWTHLERQRGGAGFLGGPGETQIESDRRVLQDKIVKLKHELETVRRTRDLHRAKRKKVPFPVVAIVGYTNAGKSTLFNKLTGAGVLAQDMLFATLDPTLRRVRLPHGTPIILSDTVGFISDLPTHLIAAFRATLEEVVEADLIIHLRDISDPDTSAQAEDVERILADLGVDAGDTKRVIEVWNKVDLLDEGNRARLLAESTDAKAPPVAISAVTGEGIDALNAIIETRMSGELEDLTVTIGPAQFGLVDWLYRNGDVVSRTDNDDGSATISLKATQSAREEIESRLRRKNNG from the coding sequence TTGGCACGTGAGAAGGACCCGGACCGCAGCGTTCGCGGAAAATCAGCACATCAGCCGGGGACGGAGGCCGAGGGTCCGACCCGGGCAGTTGTCATCGTGCCGGTGCTTACCCGCCAGCCGCGCGGCGAGGACGACACCAACCGTCCGCGGCTGACGCGCTCAGCCGAGGCCCGTCACGACGAGGCGGTCGGTCTTGCCCGCGCCATCGATCTCGATCTGATCCACACGGCCGTGGTTACCGTCAACGATCCACGTCCGGCGACCTTGCTCGGCAGCGGCAAGGTCGAGGAGTTGGCGGAGATCGTCAAGGAAGGGCATGCGGAGGTAGTCATAGTCGATCATCCGCTGACGCCGGTGCAGCAGCGCAACCTCGAGAAGGAATTCAACGCCAAGGTGCTGGACCGCACCGGGCTGATCCTCGAGATCTTCGGCGAGCGCGCCCGCACCAAGGAAGGCACGCTGCAGGTCGAGCTTGCCCATCTCAACTACCAGAAGGGCCGGCTGGTGCGCAGCTGGACCCACCTCGAGCGCCAGCGCGGCGGCGCCGGCTTCCTCGGCGGCCCCGGCGAAACCCAGATCGAATCGGACCGGCGCGTCCTGCAGGACAAGATCGTCAAGCTGAAGCACGAGTTGGAGACGGTGCGCCGCACCCGCGACCTGCATCGTGCCAAACGCAAGAAGGTGCCGTTTCCGGTGGTGGCCATCGTCGGCTACACCAATGCCGGAAAATCGACGCTGTTCAACAAGCTGACCGGGGCAGGGGTGCTGGCGCAGGACATGCTGTTCGCCACGCTCGATCCGACGCTGCGCCGCGTGCGGCTGCCGCACGGCACGCCGATCATCCTCTCGGACACGGTCGGCTTCATCTCGGACCTGCCGACGCATCTCATCGCGGCGTTCCGCGCCACGCTTGAAGAGGTGGTCGAGGCGGATCTCATCATCCATTTGCGCGACATCTCCGATCCTGACACATCCGCCCAGGCCGAGGACGTCGAGCGCATCCTGGCCGATCTCGGCGTCGACGCCGGCGATACCAAGCGGGTCATCGAGGTCTGGAACAAGGTCGACCTGCTCGATGAAGGCAATCGCGCACGGCTGCTTGCCGAGAGTACGGATGCCAAGGCGCCTCCCGTCGCCATATCGGCTGTCACGGGCGAAGGCATCGACGCGCTGAACGCGATCATCGAGACACGCATGTCCGGCGAGCTTGAAGATCTGACGGTGACGATCGGGCCGGCGCAGTTCGGCCTTGTCGACTGGCTTTACCGCAATGGCGATGTTGTTTCGCGAACCGACAATGACGACGGCAGCGCCACCATCTCCCTCAAGGCCACGCAAAGTGCCCGCGAAGAGATCGAAAGCAGATTGCGTCGCAAGAATAACGGCTAA
- a CDS encoding putative nucleotide-diphospho-sugar transferase codes for MLTHILDLFRATKHRHREMLAPFPINPQPSGNPDKAGEIVAFFTINSFYETEAARMTASAWRLGLSVQARPFADAGSWVRNASLKPTFLVNMRRRLQGPLLYVDVDTVFHHDPWPELAGFDCDIAVYRESGRLMAGTILINDTPAAREILALWKKRSDENPEVWDQVVLQEILDEDQASASPRYREGQLPAPFCWVFDRLENGKPDKVYIEQLQASREIYERHARGKARRGLNRRQDRVRTIERILDEHRERLRR; via the coding sequence TTGCTCACCCACATTCTTGATTTGTTCCGGGCCACCAAACACAGGCACCGGGAAATGCTCGCTCCCTTCCCGATAAACCCACAGCCGTCCGGCAACCCGGACAAGGCCGGTGAAATCGTGGCGTTCTTTACGATCAACTCCTTCTATGAGACAGAAGCCGCTCGCATGACCGCGTCAGCGTGGCGTCTTGGCCTTTCTGTCCAAGCCCGGCCATTCGCCGACGCTGGATCCTGGGTGCGCAACGCGAGCCTGAAGCCGACATTCCTTGTCAATATGCGTAGGAGGCTTCAGGGACCGCTGCTGTATGTGGACGTCGACACGGTCTTCCATCATGATCCCTGGCCGGAGCTCGCCGGTTTTGATTGCGACATCGCGGTCTATCGCGAAAGTGGCCGGCTGATGGCTGGAACCATCCTCATCAACGATACGCCGGCTGCTCGCGAGATCCTCGCCTTGTGGAAGAAGCGCAGCGATGAAAACCCGGAAGTCTGGGATCAGGTCGTGCTGCAGGAAATCCTCGACGAAGATCAGGCCTCGGCAAGCCCGCGCTATCGCGAAGGCCAGCTCCCGGCGCCGTTCTGCTGGGTGTTCGACCGCCTTGAGAATGGGAAGCCCGATAAGGTGTATATCGAGCAGCTCCAGGCGAGCCGGGAAATCTATGAGCGGCACGCTCGCGGCAAAGCACGCAGAGGTCTCAACCGTCGGCAGGACCGAGTCCGGACCATTGAGCGCATTCTTGACGAACACAGAGAGCGGCTACGCAGGTAG
- the mazG gene encoding nucleoside triphosphate pyrophosphohydrolase: protein MKPSKDISRLIEIMAALRAPKTGCPWDIEQDFSTIAPYTIEEAYEVADAIARDDLDDLRDELGDLLLQVVYHARMAEEAGEFAFGDVVQAITTKMIRRHPHVFGDEQARSAGMAKGMWEKIKAQEKAEKRSARLARGLDPEDNGKGFLDSVPVALPALTRALKLQEKAARVGFDWSEAAPILDKIEEEIRELREALAKGQTAEIKDEFGDMLFAVVNLGRHLKLDSEAALSGTNEKFRSRFHYVEQALENSGSSLEKADLDEMEALWQEAKSAK, encoded by the coding sequence ATGAAGCCATCGAAAGACATTTCGCGCCTGATCGAAATCATGGCGGCGCTGCGTGCGCCAAAGACCGGCTGTCCCTGGGATATCGAACAGGATTTCTCGACCATCGCGCCTTACACGATCGAGGAGGCCTATGAGGTGGCCGACGCCATCGCGCGCGACGATCTCGACGATCTGCGCGACGAACTCGGCGATCTCCTTTTGCAGGTCGTGTACCACGCGCGGATGGCTGAGGAAGCCGGCGAGTTCGCTTTCGGCGACGTGGTCCAGGCCATCACCACGAAGATGATCCGCCGCCATCCACACGTCTTCGGCGACGAACAGGCCCGCAGTGCCGGCATGGCCAAGGGCATGTGGGAGAAGATCAAGGCACAAGAGAAGGCCGAGAAGCGTAGCGCCCGTCTCGCGCGCGGACTCGACCCGGAAGACAACGGCAAGGGGTTTCTGGACAGCGTGCCGGTCGCCCTGCCCGCACTGACGCGGGCATTGAAGCTTCAGGAGAAGGCCGCCCGCGTCGGTTTCGACTGGAGCGAGGCAGCCCCCATCCTCGATAAGATCGAGGAAGAGATCCGCGAATTGCGCGAGGCGCTGGCCAAAGGCCAAACCGCGGAGATCAAGGATGAATTCGGCGATATGCTGTTTGCCGTCGTGAATCTCGGCCGTCACCTGAAGCTCGATTCGGAAGCAGCGCTCAGCGGCACCAACGAGAAATTCCGTTCGCGCTTCCACTATGTCGAGCAGGCCCTGGAGAATTCCGGCAGCTCGCTGGAAAAGGCTGATCTGGACGAAATGGAAGCGCTCTGGCAGGAAGCGAAGAGCGCGAAATAA
- a CDS encoding winged helix-turn-helix domain-containing tetratricopeptide repeat protein: MRLMQGSRFAFGPFVLDPDAGTLLRNDDPVAVGYRGLKLLAALVGRPGEILDKAKLMDAAWPGTAVEEGNLTVQIAQLRKLLGPSADGGEWITTVPRVGYRFTGIVEPLDGANRKALPLPDKPSIAVLPFVNLSNDPEQEPFADGLTEDLITDLSRASGLFVIARNSTFAYKGKAADVREIARELGVRYLLEGSARRAAGRVRINAQLVDAASGDHLWAERFDRGLDDIFAVQDEVTAKIVEALLGRLRAPPPRNRPKTLEAYDLCVRARKLIDDSPQTAREAHLMLTRAVALDPDYAEAYRWLAMNHWMGWVHWGEPVEPNRRIALELARKAVAIDPNDAGCRWVLGNLLAYERDFAEADAEFARAFELDPNEADAWATLSDISVLAGRVEEGLEQIRKAFRLNPFPASWYYLTLGAAQYAARDYKAAVKTLRRDETYRTSSRRFLAASLAQLGRLDEARAEVELFLVGNPHFTTSHWVWTEPFRDPAMLDHFVDGFRKAGLPD; the protein is encoded by the coding sequence ATGCGCCTTATGCAGGGATCGCGCTTTGCCTTCGGTCCGTTCGTGCTTGATCCGGATGCGGGAACGCTGCTTCGGAACGATGATCCTGTTGCCGTCGGCTACCGCGGGCTGAAGCTGTTGGCGGCGCTCGTCGGGCGGCCTGGCGAAATCCTCGACAAGGCCAAGCTGATGGATGCGGCGTGGCCGGGTACGGCCGTCGAGGAAGGCAATCTCACCGTCCAGATCGCGCAGCTGCGCAAGCTGCTTGGTCCGTCCGCCGACGGCGGTGAATGGATCACCACTGTTCCGCGCGTCGGCTACCGCTTCACGGGGATCGTCGAACCCCTCGATGGCGCGAACCGAAAAGCTTTGCCGCTGCCCGACAAACCGTCGATAGCCGTGCTCCCCTTCGTCAATCTCAGCAACGACCCCGAACAAGAGCCTTTCGCCGACGGATTGACCGAAGACCTGATCACCGACCTGTCCAGGGCCTCGGGCTTGTTCGTCATCGCGCGCAATTCGACCTTCGCCTACAAGGGAAAGGCGGCGGACGTGCGCGAGATCGCCCGGGAGCTTGGCGTGCGCTACCTCCTGGAGGGCAGCGCAAGACGTGCCGCGGGGCGCGTGCGCATCAACGCCCAGCTGGTCGACGCGGCGAGCGGCGATCACCTGTGGGCGGAACGCTTCGATCGCGGCCTGGACGATATCTTTGCCGTTCAGGACGAGGTGACGGCCAAGATCGTGGAGGCGCTGCTTGGCCGGCTGCGCGCGCCGCCGCCGCGCAATCGGCCCAAGACTCTCGAGGCCTACGATCTGTGCGTGCGGGCGCGCAAGCTGATCGACGATTCGCCGCAGACCGCGCGGGAGGCGCATCTGATGCTGACGCGCGCGGTCGCGCTCGATCCGGACTATGCCGAGGCCTATCGCTGGCTTGCCATGAACCACTGGATGGGATGGGTGCATTGGGGCGAACCGGTGGAACCGAACCGCCGTATTGCCCTGGAGCTGGCGCGCAAGGCGGTGGCAATCGATCCCAACGACGCCGGCTGCCGCTGGGTGCTCGGCAACCTGCTTGCCTATGAGCGCGACTTCGCCGAAGCGGATGCCGAGTTCGCCAGGGCGTTCGAGCTCGACCCCAACGAGGCCGATGCCTGGGCGACACTGTCTGACATCTCCGTGCTGGCCGGGCGGGTCGAGGAAGGACTCGAACAGATCCGCAAGGCGTTCCGGCTCAACCCGTTTCCGGCAAGCTGGTACTATCTGACGCTCGGCGCGGCGCAATATGCGGCGCGCGACTACAAAGCCGCCGTCAAGACACTGCGCCGGGACGAGACTTACCGCACCAGCTCACGCCGCTTCCTGGCGGCCAGCCTCGCGCAGCTCGGCCGGCTCGACGAGGCGCGCGCGGAAGTCGAACTGTTCCTCGTCGGCAATCCGCATTTCACCACCAGCCATTGGGTCTGGACGGAGCCCTTCCGCGATCCGGCGATGCTCGACCATTTCGTCGATGGCTTCCGCAAGGCCGGCCTTCCGGATTGA
- a CDS encoding sigma-70 family RNA polymerase sigma factor — protein sequence MKRSMPRFDIVGQLGSLRRYARSLTRDGADAEDLVHDALVRAYERRGTFRSGGNLRAWLLSIVHNTFVDRMRSRRSEAARLEQAGYLADGSAPAPQEHSVRLGQVRDAFFSLPEEQRSALHLVAIEGLSYSQAADASGVPLGTLMSRIGRARAALRKMEEGAPTKAKNHLRIVGGPS from the coding sequence ATGAAACGGTCGATGCCACGCTTCGATATCGTCGGACAACTCGGTTCGCTCAGGCGTTACGCGCGCTCGCTGACGCGCGACGGTGCCGATGCCGAGGATCTCGTGCATGACGCTCTTGTGCGCGCCTATGAGCGGCGCGGCACCTTCCGCTCGGGCGGGAACCTGCGAGCCTGGCTGCTGTCCATCGTCCACAACACGTTCGTCGACCGCATGCGCTCGCGCCGCTCGGAGGCAGCGCGCCTCGAACAGGCGGGATACCTTGCGGACGGCAGCGCGCCGGCGCCGCAGGAGCATTCGGTGCGCCTAGGCCAGGTGCGCGATGCTTTTTTCAGCCTGCCCGAAGAACAGCGCTCGGCCCTGCATCTCGTCGCCATTGAGGGCCTTTCCTACAGCCAGGCGGCCGATGCCAGCGGCGTGCCACTCGGAACACTGATGTCGCGCATCGGTAGGGCGCGCGCCGCGCTTCGGAAGATGGAGGAGGGGGCTCCGACGAAGGCGAAAAATCACCTCAGGATTGTTGGAGGCCCGTCATGA
- a CDS encoding D-amino-acid transaminase, producing MPRIAYVNGRYTAHADAAVHIEDRGYQFADGVYEVCEVARGFIVDMPRHLARLNRSLSELSIGWPVTPGVLPLIMREVVNRNHVVNGLVYVQVTRGVASRDFAFPSADTRPSLVITARKMDPAAGTKRAETGIAVITVPENRWDRVDIKSTGLLPNVLAKQKAKEAGAQEAWFVDTDGNVKEGGSSNAWIVTRDGVLVTRPAEHGILRGITRTTMFEVAAKLGLKIEERGFSVAEAKAAREAFISSATTIAMPVVAIDGDPIANGHPGSITLSLRQAFFDIAEKSPA from the coding sequence ATGCCGCGTATTGCCTATGTGAACGGGCGCTACACCGCTCATGCTGATGCCGCTGTGCATATCGAAGACCGTGGCTACCAGTTCGCCGACGGCGTTTACGAGGTCTGCGAAGTGGCGCGCGGCTTCATCGTGGACATGCCGCGTCACCTTGCCCGGCTGAACCGTTCGCTGAGCGAGCTGTCGATCGGCTGGCCCGTCACCCCAGGCGTCCTGCCGCTCATCATGCGCGAAGTGGTCAATCGCAACCATGTCGTCAACGGCCTGGTTTACGTCCAGGTCACACGCGGCGTCGCCAGCCGCGACTTCGCCTTCCCCTCGGCTGATACCAGGCCGTCGCTGGTGATCACCGCCAGGAAGATGGATCCCGCTGCTGGGACCAAGCGGGCCGAGACCGGTATCGCCGTCATCACCGTGCCCGAGAATCGCTGGGATCGCGTCGACATCAAGAGCACCGGCCTGCTGCCCAATGTGTTGGCCAAGCAGAAGGCCAAGGAAGCTGGCGCGCAGGAAGCGTGGTTCGTGGATACGGACGGCAACGTCAAGGAAGGCGGGTCATCGAATGCCTGGATCGTCACCAGGGACGGCGTTCTGGTCACCAGGCCCGCCGAGCACGGTATTCTGCGCGGCATAACCCGCACCACCATGTTTGAGGTGGCGGCCAAGCTCGGACTCAAGATCGAGGAACGCGGCTTTTCTGTCGCCGAGGCCAAGGCGGCGAGGGAGGCTTTCATCAGTTCCGCGACCACGATCGCCATGCCGGTCGTGGCCATAGACGGCGATCCGATCGCCAACGGCCACCCCGGCTCGATAACACTTTCGTTGCGGCAAGCCTTTTTTGACATTGCGGAAAAAAGTCCAGCCTGA
- a CDS encoding anti-sigma factor family protein yields MTGTIDPVTDADLDAYVDDQLDVSRRIEVEAFLSARPEEAARVMSDLRMRDELRVALAGSGMARPVTTDAARRLERGLARGRIFGVLQRAAAVAAFVAAGWLANGIVGPMSVTRVVASPQPPAYVDEAVRAHRTTLVRESMSSQAEAPNYNAGEIRAATAIVMPSLPKDWKVRDVQVYPSRFGPSVEMAVETKEMGLVSLFAIRPGTFDVIKPTVAPSGDISSAYFQIGEVAYAVVAQSQVRDLDRAAETLARTLY; encoded by the coding sequence ATGACAGGAACTATCGACCCCGTGACGGACGCTGATCTCGACGCCTATGTCGACGATCAGCTCGACGTCTCGCGCCGTATCGAAGTCGAGGCCTTCCTCTCCGCCCGGCCGGAAGAGGCCGCGCGTGTGATGTCGGATCTCAGGATGCGGGACGAACTGCGCGTGGCGCTGGCCGGATCAGGCATGGCGAGGCCGGTGACGACCGATGCCGCGCGGCGCCTGGAGAGGGGACTTGCCCGGGGCCGCATCTTCGGCGTCTTGCAACGTGCCGCGGCGGTGGCCGCTTTCGTCGCTGCCGGCTGGCTGGCTAACGGCATCGTCGGGCCGATGTCTGTGACCAGGGTCGTCGCCTCGCCGCAGCCGCCCGCCTATGTCGACGAGGCGGTGCGCGCGCACAGGACGACCCTTGTGCGCGAAAGCATGTCTTCGCAGGCCGAGGCGCCAAACTACAATGCCGGCGAAATCCGCGCGGCGACGGCCATCGTCATGCCGTCCTTGCCCAAGGACTGGAAGGTCCGCGACGTGCAGGTCTATCCATCGCGCTTCGGCCCCAGCGTCGAGATGGCGGTCGAGACCAAGGAGATGGGCCTGGTGTCGCTGTTCGCGATACGGCCGGGAACCTTCGACGTGATCAAGCCGACCGTCGCGCCCTCGGGCGACATTTCCTCGGCCTATTTCCAGATCGGCGAGGTCGCTTATGCGGTGGTCGCGCAAAGCCAGGTCCGCGACCTCGACCGCGCCGCCGAGACCCTTGCGAGAACGCTTTACTGA
- a CDS encoding GFA family protein, translated as MDRFTGGCLCGNVRIVATGRPYRVGLCHCLDCRKHHGALFHASAIFPQDAVTIDGETRDYAGRFFCPRCGSTIFGRTADEIEVNLGSLDAPDQLTPTYESWIVRRETWLPPFPLTRRYERDRDATGRFEE; from the coding sequence ATGGACCGATTCACCGGCGGTTGCCTGTGCGGCAACGTCCGAATTGTGGCGACTGGACGCCCATACCGGGTGGGCCTTTGTCACTGTCTCGACTGCCGCAAGCATCATGGGGCGCTTTTTCATGCTTCCGCGATTTTCCCTCAGGATGCGGTGACGATCGATGGCGAAACCCGTGACTACGCCGGGCGGTTCTTCTGTCCCCGTTGCGGCTCGACCATTTTTGGTCGCACCGCCGACGAAATCGAAGTGAACCTGGGATCCCTGGATGCCCCGGACCAACTGACGCCAACGTACGAAAGCTGGATCGTCCGTCGCGAAACCTGGTTGCCGCCGTTTCCGCTCACGAGACGATATGAGCGCGATCGTGACGCCACGGGTCGGTTCGAAGAGTAG
- a CDS encoding aldose 1-epimerase family protein: MAQDSQTLHGDDISAVIVGQGAELVSLRDADGLELVWQAGPAWRRHSPVLFPIVGRLKGDQLRHRGQTYPMTQHGFARDKSFAWAERGSRSCMLVLTDDAETRTHYPFAFRLAVTYTLDGRQLGVTFEITNTGDEPLPASIGAHPAFNWPLLPDLPKEAYRLTFAKPEHAPIRRLKDGLLLAARQPTPIEGNILALSDRLFDEDALILDQPSSTAVRYGADRGPAIEMHWNGFRELGVWSKPGGAPFLCIEPWHGLASPVDFDGEFADKPAVMLIEPAGRRVLGYRIELQPQTH, from the coding sequence ATGGCACAGGACAGCCAGACACTTCATGGCGACGACATCTCGGCCGTTATAGTCGGGCAGGGGGCCGAACTGGTCTCGCTGCGGGATGCGGATGGGCTGGAGCTTGTGTGGCAGGCCGGACCGGCCTGGCGCCGTCATTCCCCGGTGTTGTTTCCGATCGTCGGCCGGCTGAAGGGCGACCAACTGCGCCATCGCGGCCAGACCTATCCGATGACGCAGCACGGCTTCGCCCGCGATAAGTCGTTTGCCTGGGCGGAGAGGGGTTCTCGGTCCTGCATGCTGGTGCTCACCGACGACGCGGAGACCCGAACGCACTACCCCTTCGCCTTCCGTCTGGCGGTAACCTACACTCTCGACGGCCGGCAGCTTGGCGTCACGTTCGAGATCACCAACACCGGCGACGAGCCGCTACCGGCGTCGATCGGGGCGCACCCGGCATTCAACTGGCCGCTGCTGCCGGACCTGCCCAAGGAGGCCTACCGCCTGACCTTTGCAAAGCCCGAGCATGCGCCGATCCGCCGTCTCAAGGACGGGTTACTGCTGGCGGCAAGGCAGCCGACGCCCATCGAGGGCAACATTCTCGCTTTGTCGGATCGGCTGTTTGACGAGGATGCCTTGATCCTGGACCAGCCTTCCAGCACCGCTGTGCGTTACGGTGCCGATCGTGGTCCGGCGATCGAGATGCATTGGAACGGATTCCGGGAATTGGGCGTCTGGTCAAAGCCGGGCGGCGCGCCATTCCTCTGCATCGAACCCTGGCACGGCCTCGCCAGCCCGGTGGATTTCGATGGCGAATTCGCCGACAAGCCAGCAGTGATGCTGATCGAGCCGGCCGGAAGGCGCGTGCTCGGCTATCGGATCGAACTTCAACCGCAGACGCATTAG
- a CDS encoding Bax inhibitor-1/YccA family protein → MNTPNLGYRVGTGAQSGALYDEGLRQHMLRVYNYMGLGLVVTGLIAFMVSSTPALYVPIFSSPLKWVVMLAPLAFVLLFSFKMQTMSAASAQAMFWAFCAVMGLSLASVFLVFTGTSIARTFFIAATMFGATSLYGYTTRRDLTQFSSFLIMGLIGVVIASIVNIFLGSTALQFAISVIGIAVFIGLTAWDTQSIKEQYAENFDAESRQKLAVFGAFSLYLNFVNIFQLLLNFTGERE, encoded by the coding sequence ATGAACACGCCCAACCTGGGATACCGCGTCGGCACCGGCGCCCAAAGCGGCGCCCTCTACGACGAGGGCCTGCGCCAGCACATGCTGCGCGTCTACAACTATATGGGCCTCGGCCTCGTGGTCACCGGCCTCATCGCGTTCATGGTGTCGTCGACGCCCGCGCTCTACGTGCCAATCTTTTCCAGCCCGCTGAAATGGGTGGTGATGCTGGCGCCGCTCGCCTTCGTCCTGCTGTTCTCGTTCAAGATGCAGACGATGTCGGCGGCAAGCGCGCAGGCGATGTTCTGGGCCTTCTGTGCGGTCATGGGTCTGTCGCTGGCCTCGGTCTTCCTGGTTTTCACCGGAACCAGCATCGCACGCACCTTCTTCATCGCCGCCACCATGTTCGGCGCCACCAGCCTCTACGGCTACACGACCCGGCGTGACCTGACCCAGTTCTCGTCCTTTCTGATCATGGGCCTGATCGGCGTGGTGATTGCCAGCATCGTCAACATCTTTCTCGGCTCGACCGCTTTGCAGTTCGCCATCTCGGTGATCGGCATCGCCGTGTTCATCGGCCTGACTGCCTGGGACACGCAGTCGATCAAGGAACAGTATGCGGAGAACTTCGACGCGGAGTCGCGGCAGAAGCTGGCCGTTTTCGGCGCCTTCTCGCTCTACCTCAACTTCGTCAACATCTTCCAGCTGTTGCTGAACTTCACCGGCGAGCGGGAATAG
- a CDS encoding aromatic amino acid transaminase, with protein MFENLQPAAADKILALIGLYRADPRPDKVDLGVGVYKDRDGKTPVMRAVREAEKRLLQGQDTKTYLGLAGDTGFNTVMARLAFGADADMTRIRAAQAPGGSGALRLVAELLKRTRADATVWLSDPTWPNHMPVMRAAGLRIREYPYFDATSGAVRFDDMLAALRTAKRGDVVLLHGCCHNPTGANLDIAQWAAVTDLVVERGLLPFVDIAYQGFGDGLEADAAGLRLLAEKVPEMVVASSCSKNFAVYRDRVGAAMILARDSAQADVALGQMLSAARAMYSMPPDHGAAAVRIVLEDAVLRADWEAELEEMRLRMLRLRVQFAEALRRQSNSDRFDFVASHRGMFSRLGLTEAQVERLRAEYGVYMVGDSRINVAGLPEDGMDKLAKAIVSVLD; from the coding sequence ATGTTTGAAAACCTTCAGCCGGCTGCCGCCGACAAGATCCTTGCCCTGATCGGCCTCTATCGTGCCGATCCTCGACCCGACAAAGTCGACCTCGGTGTCGGCGTCTACAAGGATCGCGACGGCAAGACGCCGGTCATGCGGGCCGTGCGCGAGGCGGAGAAGCGGCTGCTGCAGGGTCAGGACACCAAGACTTATCTCGGCCTCGCCGGCGACACCGGGTTCAATACCGTGATGGCCAGGCTGGCCTTCGGTGCGGATGCAGACATGACGCGGATCCGTGCTGCGCAGGCGCCGGGCGGCTCCGGCGCGCTGCGGCTGGTAGCCGAGCTTTTGAAGCGAACCCGTGCCGATGCGACGGTCTGGTTGTCCGACCCCACCTGGCCGAACCACATGCCAGTGATGCGCGCCGCCGGGCTGCGAATCCGTGAATATCCCTATTTCGACGCGACATCGGGCGCCGTTCGCTTCGACGACATGCTGGCAGCACTGCGCACCGCGAAGCGCGGCGACGTGGTGCTGCTGCATGGCTGCTGCCACAACCCGACCGGCGCCAATCTGGACATCGCGCAGTGGGCCGCTGTCACAGATCTCGTCGTCGAGCGCGGCCTGCTGCCGTTTGTCGACATTGCCTATCAGGGCTTTGGCGATGGCCTCGAGGCCGATGCCGCCGGACTGCGGCTGCTGGCCGAAAAAGTTCCGGAAATGGTCGTCGCGTCCAGCTGCTCGAAGAACTTCGCCGTCTACCGCGACCGTGTCGGCGCGGCGATGATCCTGGCCAGGGACAGCGCGCAGGCCGACGTGGCGCTGGGCCAGATGCTGTCGGCGGCTCGTGCCATGTATTCGATGCCGCCGGACCACGGCGCGGCGGCGGTGCGCATCGTGCTCGAGGACGCGGTCTTGCGCGCGGACTGGGAAGCCGAGCTCGAGGAGATGCGCCTGCGCATGCTCCGGCTTCGGGTGCAATTCGCCGAGGCGCTGCGCCGGCAGTCCAATTCCGACCGCTTCGATTTCGTCGCCAGCCATCGCGGCATGTTTTCCCGGCTTGGGCTCACGGAAGCGCAGGTCGAACGGCTGCGCGCGGAATATGGCGTCTACATGGTCGGCGACAGCCGCATCAATGTCGCCGGCCTGCCGGAAGACGGCATGGACAAGCTCGCCAAGGCGATCGTTTCCGTGCTCGACTGA
- a CDS encoding DUF1127 domain-containing protein: MNDTLASTRCQTVRPRMPVVLAEASRRHLATLRSIVAAWHDRTWRERIRFRWELERMSKDNPHLIDDIGLTRRQVEAELAKPFWQR; this comes from the coding sequence ATGAACGATACCCTTGCATCGACGCGGTGTCAGACGGTGCGGCCGAGAATGCCTGTAGTGCTGGCGGAAGCGTCGCGTCGGCACTTGGCGACCCTGCGAAGCATTGTCGCGGCCTGGCACGATCGGACCTGGCGCGAGCGGATACGCTTTCGCTGGGAGCTTGAGCGAATGTCGAAGGACAATCCCCATCTGATCGACGACATCGGATTGACGAGACGACAGGTCGAGGCAGAGCTAGCAAAGCCCTTCTGGCAACGGTAG